The DNA region TCTTTTGTCCCGTTTGTTCTCCAGTTTCAAACTTGGCTATCAAGTAGGCCTTTTGCTTATCAGTGAAACGAGTATTGCGAGAACAACTCTGCTTTAGGGCCTATCCCATTTCAAGAGAAGCTACAGACGATAACGGGTGGATTCCGTGTCAAGCAGTTGCGGCACGGCGCGGTCAAAAAGAGTTTCATATTCAAGAACATATTTGTATCTCCCACATTCGAGATGCTTCTGTAATGACGAATGGCGTTGATAGGACTTAATGCAACCCTCTTCCGagcagaaaaaatatttcagttgtgGAATCGCGCGATTCTTCACTTGAATCATCGCTACCTTCATCAGTGTTGTCTTGGTGCTTTTGAGATGTTTTAGCAAACTCAGCTCGTCTCGGCTTGATAGGAACAAAATCGAAaagcgaaaagttcgtttttctcgaaaataaaaacatatttgatgaaaaaaaatacacagcctttcttgtcttactagggtctacttgtgtgcaaaaattgagacaatttgaattttgatccttgccataaaaattttatttttgcttgatttttgcACGGATGTCCTCTTAATATAATCTATTTGAGCCAAAACTCAGGATGTCAGTTCTAAACCTTTTAACAACTTGCACCAAATTAAAAGCCAAAAACTCGACCAACTTATTGGCCCTCAAAATACTAGCGACTCATCATCAGAAAGCCTCAAAATTGTAATTAGATTCCAGAAAATTTACCACTTTCCGATTCAGAAAAAACAGTTCGCAACGTTGACAAAGATCTCATTTTCATCCgtcaaaacattgtcaaaaacacGGTTAACGATCTTgtagctaaacaagaattacTTACCATTGCAAAAAATTTCATCATCAATACTACTggaacttcgtgtatttactttttacttaagagctaatgtcagcatgcatcaaacaaccATACTTTTGACttcagccggcaaaggaatcattgatggatctggacattttagttttctgaatgcagtaattccagAAAGgttttttctagatgtcatgcaaagaggaaaaaaacccatctcttggtatttcggaggttgattcatctttgaatttctgtgtcacgcttgtcacgcaactgatataataagttagagaagatatataaactgaaactcaaatctggctagaatgtggtagagcataattaacgtgatcatcgaaacggctaataaaatcataaataaacaaggtaagaatATTATGCTAGACTTTTCAtgacggtggcgacaagtaggcgcaccatgtacatttcatagtcgctatcaagtaaattttgcgggactttgagttcgtctcaagatagaacaacacaaatacacaaggaaagttttacagtaactttataaccatcctttggtcttttaaaagcttaaagctcagtagattgtgtcatatcggtcattgttaaaactgtctttgtttcgatgctacttttcgacataggaaaagtatgtcggacaaaaatatttaccaaaaaaaaaaaatttctttggcagcttcaataacgacaggagATTAAGTTAAGATAATagaacaaaggattatgttctCAGAAATACCGTAAGTCTTatacattcgttacatgaggtcacacaactcggctaatattcacggtgaaaatttgcatatttgagcggtcgaacgaaaaaagtcatttctcgaaaactaaaatatattttcgcaaaaaaactacaccacaattattagaacatattgggaaACAAactatgaaagtaggagagaaaacgaattttggccgacttgccacaatattccaaatttgttcgatggatgttgacatcctctcttaaaatCCGCAAACCTAACCTCCCAGGTCGACTAATTGTTTCTGCCTGCAGTTTTCCACCGAACTTATTTCCaactatttagacaaaattatggcacctatgGTCAAAACTTTACtatcttacattaaggacagccaacacgcacttgaaatttttcgtgactttaatttccttggccaaaacaaacttattttcatatgGATATTACATGGATATCACTGTCATTCCCAAagacgaaggtctccgggcctCCAAACACTTTTTCGATCAACGTAatgttaaggaacctagctctgaaacactactaCGTCTAGCCGAACTAGTACTTACACTCAATTTCTTTTCAGAAGGTGGCAACAAGTACAAAGCAAATAAAGGTGTAGCCATAGATACAACTATGGGACTCAGCTACGCCAATCTCCTCTTGGGTTTTATCAAACACCAATTTTTTAGTCCCAGCTATACCACGGCCtcaaacctgaactctacggtcgCTACATCGACAACTGCATCGGTactacctcctctaccagagaagagctcactcaatttataaccgccgtcaattcctttcaatcggctcttaaatatacctggcaaatttccgacacttctttaGCTATTCTAGATATCAAAACTTAAATTGAAGGCAATGTTCTATGCAttagtgtttactacaaataTATAGGTACTTGTTGTATTCACCTTCGCATCCACCCcacgtcaagaattccataccgTGCCCAATAAATTGATGGACAGTCAGCATTACAAACGGCTGAGATGGAAAACACTgatcgcattccattcactctcacatttcgTCCTCACAACCACGtagttaaatctatcattctcaAAAACTTtcaattactccaaaacgattcagagactggcacttTCTTTTCGAAACCTCCACTAActtcattcaaacgtgacaaaaatgTAGGCAACTgtttggtcagaagttcattgCAAACCAAAGACCAGCCTGAAACTTTCAAATACGCTCGCTCACGATgaaaaacttgtcctttcattcataacgcagagaaaatgtcgggacccGAGAGATCCATTACGATCACTGATCGCTTTAAGTGCACCTgcgccaatgtcatttactgcCTAACTTGCAcctattgcaaaaagttatacattggtgaaacaggaagacgatcAGGTGACTGATTGCGAGAACACCTTCGTGACATAGAAAAAtatgacaaggacgcatccaaaccagtcgctagaaactttaatctccctaatcatcCTAAGgagcatatggcagtttgcggcctttccctacatgtGGGCAGTTCGGAAAACCGCAAAAACtgtagaacaaaaatttatctttcaaatcggcattCTTAATCTCCACGGTTttgacgagcgcttttcattcaactgatttatccttgttttctcgtcacagAAGATAGCGCGCGTGATCTTCGACCACTGAGAGCCTCCCTGTTTACGCTTCGCTCCAAATATCAcagatatataatatttttgcCATTGCAAGTTAATGTCGCGAGAACAATAGACATTCTGCTCAATGACCTCCACTATTCCAATGGCCTTACAGTTTCAGAGGTAACTTCACTCttaaagaatatcaagagagAATATTAGAGTTAAGCGTGCATGAGACTTTTCTTAAAACCTGTTTGGTTGATCATTACTTCGGCCCAAAACAAAGAGAGAGAACGCAACGCATTCAATACCAATGTATTTCTTAACTATTTATAATACCTATGTTGTGTAAAGGAATCTCCAGCTGTGCCATTGTATTCTCCGAGAGTGAGTCTGTAATTATCGGCCTCGTCTGCCACCTTAAATGTCTTGTACTCAGCGTATGTGATGTTCTCCTCAAAGTCCTCCAAGTCAACTCTCAACATGACGTCATTAGCATCCGTCAAACAGTGAAGATTGTCGTTTCCGAGCCAGAACTCGCCACTCAAACTTCCGAACCCCTCTTTGTAAGGTTTCCAGTCACGATAGAAGTCAACAGAGCCGTCCAAACGTTTCCGGAAAACGGTCCAACCTCCACCGCCCGTGgtcatgtcacacaacactGGTATTGGCTTACCGCCATCTGGATTGATGGTGTACACGCCGTCAGAGGTGAAACCATCTTTAAGTAGTTGAGCGCAGCTTTTTGCTTCTGATTTTGtaagagaaagaaataattagtaAAGCCCAAATTCGTTATTTGACCAGGGTGGATAAGCTGTACTGTGTCATTTTACTTGATCCAAATTGGGATACCTAAGATATCACGCATGCACTCAGTCAATATAAAGTTGGAAACTAGTAAAAGCGTGCGACATGATACTCACCGCATGGTTCTCCAGTATATCCAGAAGCATAACGACATTTGCATTCTGCAGTGTTGTCTTTATAGTTGGGAACACATATATCGTTCTTTGCACAAAGGAAAGAGCTGACCTCATAATGGCTCTGTTAAAACAAAAGCCCCTTATTACTGTTGTTATAATAAAGGTATCCTATGAACTGATTGACTGATAGACTTTTAAAATTGAACGTGTTTCATATTCTCAGATTGAATCAGATCAGAAGCTTCCAGACCTATCAACATCAAGTTCCTGGAGCAGACTAACTCTCTGAGGGAACTGCGTTACCTTTGCTATGATATCTTCAAATGATTAGACGTTCTGGTTTTCTCGGATGAGGACGATCGAGTATCACTGAATTGTTGTGAAATCTGCCTACCGGTGGGCTTAGAAGAAAATGGGGATTACTTCTCTGTCGCATGAGGGGGAAAAATAGTATCAGTAGAAAAGCTTTAGCCCACGAGgctcaaattgtttaaaagcaCCTACATATCGACATCATTTTTTCTGAAGTAAAGATTAATCAACTAGGCAAACTTAATGTTTTCGTTGTGTACTTTTTTGGCATGTTATGGATGGCACCTGCAGTGCATTTACACCAGAGAATGCGTTGAATAAGAGAACAGTTCTTGTTTTAACGACTAAGCGACACCCTGACACAAATCAAGACCAACAGATGTCATTTTAAGACCCTTTGAAAGCATTCGATTTCGTATCCCAAGAACGATTGCTGCGTAAGCTAAAATGCCATGGGATAGATAGACCTCTACTATCTTGGTGTAGAAATCTCTTAACTGGCTGCCCAAATCGCGTCGTGGTGGGTGGCACTTATTCTTCCTGGACCAGATTGTTATCTGGTGTTCCCTAGATCCTTGTTCTTATTCTGTTCTTAATACACGTCATTGAATTTCATCAAACATCTCCAtcactgaagaaatgtaaaatggtttccgtgtttacatagcctgatgtaaacacgcgggaggttgggagaacacgggataagcgtaggaaaccacgacgcgaagctgagtggtttccagcttatcgagtcCAGCCTTGGTCTAGAATCGTCATCTAAAGACATGGTTCTGTCGGCAAAAGTCGAAAGAAGAGCTTCCTTGTCAGAAACACTtatgatgacaaaaaaaagcGCCcgaatggccaatcagagcgcgcgtactatttgaattattttataaaattaagTTAGAGTCCACTAATGACACTAAGATCATAAAGTATAAAGGAAACTGGAAAAcgtagaaagagaaaaatacggGCCAGAATTCAATATCGATGAGCTGGCAGCATGGACTAAGAAATGGAATTTGCACTTCAATCCCGACAAGTCAGAAGTACTGGTGAATAGTGCACAGAGACAGAACAAGTTCTTGCCAACATATATGTCGATTTCAAGTCTTGCAACCGTCAACAGTACTAAAGGCCTACAATCGGCGATAGTAATGTTGACACATTGAATCCTCCAATCCCATATTACTTCAATTTAATCTCTTTTGCCCTTTTAATGGGGGATGGGGGTCTTGTCAATAGTTTAGGGTATGTTAGAAACATGAGTGTGATTCTACACATTGATAGATTCTGAACTCTTCAAAATGATGTGTCAACTAATTTTGACGCTGATTGTTGTCGTTGATTGCCTCGCACCTGTAACGAAGCGAACACGTTTATACTCTAGGAATCAAAGCCAGAAAAAGTATTAGGTTTAATCCATAGAAAATTGGTCTCTTCGAATCCCGAGGCTTTCTCGACGATATATAATCATCTTGTGCGTTCTGTGGTGAAATGTGCAGCCTTGGTCTGGAATCGTCATCCAAAGACATGGTTCTGTCGGCAAAAGTCGAAAGAAGAGCTTCCTTGTCAGAAACAGTTATGATGACAAACAAAAAGCGCCCGAAAAAACTGAACGTGCAGACAGACTTATCCTCTTAAACACAGACTTATCTTCTCCCTCTTGGTAGATAGTGTATGGCGTAAATTAATTCAGTTATTATTCAGAGTTTTCTTGGTTAAACTAAGTTTCACTAACCTGGTTATCACAGTTTGACCATCGCTTCTGACATCTCGTTCTAAAGACAAAAGTCTCAGTCCACTGTGTAATGTAATagctatttcaatttaataTAGGTTTTTCCATGCATTTAGGAATgccatttcaaaataaaataaaaaaatcaagagtcAGACGTAACGTTTAGAGTTTGCTTCTCCTGTATCTGTGCTTGCTTTCCCTTTTTGACGTAAGTAACTAGTCGTAGCTGGTCGTGAGctaataaaaaagctgacacCAAAGGATGATTTAAATCACTGCACATCGATTGTTGAACCGTTTGCATTTTGAACGTTCAGTTTAAGTGCTAGTGAAGCATGATTAAACATTATTGTTCGGCTGATTATCAGATTTGTTCGATAGGGTTGAAATCTTCTTTAAACCTCTGCGGAAAGTTTTAAGGTTAGAGGAAGTCTTCCATGTGCCGGGAAAACCACACTGAACTCTTCCAACTCCAAATTTTGGTTGGAGCCTCTTCTTCCGCCAAGTGAAGACAActtcttgattttcttcaatttaatttgttttcaaatcacaTTCGCCTCGACAGTCTGAAAGCATCTCGCAGAATGTTTCCTTAGAGAGTTCAAAGCGCCTGTTTAATAATCGAGTGTAAATTGGGGCTGAGAAGCCTACTCGACTTCGTAGTACTTTAGGTTTTCtgtatatttgttttaaatgttaaaaGGCGCACACGGCTCCAAAGTATATCGGTTTTCTTGCCTTAATTATAATTTTGCTCttacgaaattttaaaaatttgctaGATAAGTGTTTTTGACTGAATAATACCTagtaatgaaaaacaaactatcgccttttttatttctgctcccgcttcccgcccccATATAGATCCCGCTGCCTGCCCCTCGTTCTCTCGCTTCCCGCTCTCTCCCGCCCCCTGTTCTCCCGGGCTCCCGCCTCCCTGTCTCCCTCCACTGTTGTTGATAGTAATTTCGCTAAGGCTTTCCATTAATAAGTCTTCCATATGCTAGATATAAATTACAAGGTCCGACAGAACGCGCATGCTACTTTTGGATAGGAAAgcaaaggaaagtttaaaacttttcgatgaaatttgtctgtttttctttttaaagttgtgTCCCTTTATCGCAGATCTCCGCCACCCTTAAATATAAAATGACTCATACATTGAGCCTCAAGTCATTGTTGATGCACTAGGACAGATTTAGCCTACCATCACTCCTCTGTAAATGAAATTATTATCCTCAGTAAAGTTAGCAAATCCAGCGAATCGATCAGAGTCGCTTAGCTGACGCATGAATTTCTCTGAGTCGCCCTTAATGGTTCTAAAGTTGTAAGATTGACGCCGTTCATCTGCACTCTCCGAATGACAAGAAATTTCCAAATCAACTTCCATTTCTCTTATAACGCTTCCGTTCAGCTTTTGTTCTTCTATCTTGTTTGCAAATCTAACCGCTCTCAGATCTGGCTCTGACATGCGGCTTATGCCGTACATAACAGCACAAAGAAGAAATAGCAGACAGAgatgcatttttaattttcaccgTCAGAAAGTTTATGATGAAAAGGAAtgaatgtttcttttaattactATTGCCTAACCAAGCCATTAGGTATAAGGAAATTTCcagaatgaaaaaagaatacACCATATAATTTAACATTTTGCAGGTTTTTTTGGGTATATAGTAGTCTTTATCAAATGTTAAGTCATTTTACaattctgtaaataaaattttgtgagGGCCTCCTTAATCAACAGAGCATTAGCTTTCTTTCAGAGCCACTCTTTTTAAACActattatttaaatttattttatcattatgtTACTGTACTTGTATCAAAACTCTATCAAATTGCATGATATTACAGCCCTCAGATCTGGCTCTGAAATAAGACCTATGCCGCACGCAAAGgcacaaataaaatatattttacagaGATGTATGTTTATTCTTCACCTTGAGAAAGTTTGTGATgaagaataattaatttttttttctttattattgcCTAGGTAAGCAGGTGTAAGGAAATTGTCAGAATTAAAAACAGTATAAGTAAAAGGATATGCTTTTTAAAGTGACCATCTGCTTATTCCTGTTGACTTTGTGGTATCTAATTCCTTTCAAGTTGCACTAGGTTGCCGACTATCTCTCATGAAGTGAGGgttggttcattttttttcttatgcagAGAGCCTGAGTGAAGCATATAATTAGTTAGTTTACTTATATTCTCAGCCAGAtaaagaacttttaaattttcttaagcCATTTTTGCTGtatatattgtttttaataatttctgagaaaatatgactttttcttcatcaaaattaaaagcagtTAGAATGGATTCATGTTCAGTCGCAAAGGAAAACCggagtttgaatttgtttattgtcagaaaaatcaatgaagaaGGTGAaagagtaataaaaaaaatttttgatgtagGAGCGTGCTTTACAAAATGTGGAATGCTTTTAAGCCAGTAGCTAATTAAGGCCTGTTTAAATGGCCCATCAGTTCTATAAACGCGGGCCGCTGGCACTCTGTCAAAGCTTTCTGTGTTTCCTATATTTCCCTGAGGCTATTTTGCTTTTGAGCGCTTATTTTTCTTATACTTCATGTCACGAACTTAATTGAGACACAGAGTGATGAAAACATAGGTGAACATGTAACCACGAGTCTTTAatcataattcatattttcgCTCTCGTTTATTTTACTAACTAATCTTCTCACGTTTCTTTATCAAGTTACATCCGGCTACAGATCGGTGATACCCAACTGTTTATCTTTCTGGCCAGGAATGAGAGCATTTAAACTGAACTCCAAAATAAGCGCAATTGCGGTACCAGTTGTTTGCATTTATTGATAAGTTTACTCTCATTTGGAGGTTGCACCTTTTACAacagaaattatttgaaccGCAACAAAGCAGGCAAAACAACTTCTTAGGCCCAGAATGGTTCTTAAATCAAGAGTCAGAAAGAAATGTTCTATGGACGACTATGTCAGAAGAAGTTAAAACAACTCAATTAAAATCCTGACTGCACATAATTAATTCATCGTAAATTGTTTCTCCTGGGGTTCTTCTTTTagtctgaaatttaaaaatttgaagaatgATGATCTCCTCTAGCGATTCGGTGCATCCATAACTTTTTTTATTCACATGCGAGGTGATAAGGAAGCAACACAACAATCATAATTGTAATCATGATATTGCTTATTAGACAATCAGGTACAGAAGATAGAATAAGTCACTTGGAAAAGCAAGCAATGGATCATGAACGATTTAAGTTTCAAGTTCTGAGTTCACCTTTGAAGTTTATTAGAGCCAGCTTACACCATAATAATGTAAATAAGAGTGTGGAGATGTCATATGTCCTTGCTAacagttttataattattttaaaaaagataatgCTGTACATCAGAATTTGCGATCCCCCTTGTTCAGCAAATGGGTCTGAAGTTATTACATGACGGCTGAAGTTGTCCTTCGGTGGCATGTTTATTAAATGGAGGATTAGATGGAGACCTTGagttcctttattttgtttttatactAAGATCCCCATTGCaagttttttatcattttaacttTGTGACTAAATTCAATGATATTGCTGGAAGTTTCCGTTAAAGCTAAATTCCTGGTTGTACATCGTTACCTTAGCAAGAGAGTTTCATTTATCTCTTGGAGAAAAAAACGTAGAAAGAGAACTAGAGCTAAGTTAAGGGAAGAAGTTTCGTGGTAAGTAAGATGAGATTTCCAATCAATTTTAGTCAACTTTATTTGAGCCCTTGAGGAGATGTTTGACTTGCAATGTTAACCTTGCGAGCCAAGCAATTACTATCAAGATGtcaaaaattttagaaaagagttgaaaaagagCCTTTAGCtgaaatttaaactttcatCTCATTCGGATGAGTATGAAGAACGTGGTCCTTTGAGGAACAAATCGCTCAGATTGAACAACTTGCATAATTTGTACCATGAGGCTCTCCTGATGAAATACACACCACTTTCATCCTTTACTATCGTgatccttgaaagaaaaacacagaTCACCGACAGAAAATTGCGAACACGATTAATCTATTTTATTTTCCCGAAAATTGAACTAGTTGTTGACAGCAGATGACCATTTAATCGAATCTCGAAGTGTTACTACTACACAGAGTAATCGTTAATTTGTTGGAAGgaagtttattttttgcttttgaatttcaTCTCAGTTCGTTTTAGTGAATAGTAATGGCCTTTAAAATAATACCAGTTGACTCCATCAGCATAGGAAGCATGTGCACCATTGAGGTACAATCCGTTCAGATTGGATGCGTGACAGTTCTTGTACCACCACGCACCCTTGAAGACTTGGGCGCAGTTGTTACCACGTCTATCATTATCATGATCTTTCGTAGTAAATTGCAtattactgaaaagaaaattacaaatgagGTTAATTTCGTTGTGTGTCTTAAGTAAATTATCTAACCATATAACGTCTGGGGCACGTTGGGAGCAGTTTAAATAGAGAAGTGGACAAACGAACAGGAAGGCAAGGAGACATgctcaaagaaataaatgtgCAAAATGATAGGTGATTGTATAGAAGGAGAGACAGTCAGGTGACAGACAGACAATCAGACGGACggacagacaaacagacacgCAGGCAGATGGGTAGGCAggcacacacaaacaaacacgCAGGCAGGCGGGGAGACTGGCATTAGATTATGGAAAACcatggaaaataattataagtGAGAATAAAGTTTGCAAGGTGTGCTGCCCTCATTATCCTGTCTTCAGCAATTTAAGCTCTAGTTTTCCCGTGCAAGGGTCCCCATCAACACAAAGAACGTAGAAGGAAAATGTTCTCAGACTTTGTAAATCTGAAACCAAATTAAAGTTCTTGGTCCTGTTCCTGGCAGTCTTACCTCGTTTTCGGCCAAAGCGAGAGAGAGAGGAGTAGAAGTTAAACTTATGCTTTCCAATTTTAATAGTAATACAATTA from Pocillopora verrucosa isolate sample1 chromosome 1, ASM3666991v2, whole genome shotgun sequence includes:
- the LOC131772179 gene encoding ficolin-2-like; this encodes MHLCLLFLLCAVMYGISRMSEPDLRAVRFANKIEEQKLNGSVIREMEVDLEISCHSESADERRQSYNFRTIKGDSEKFMRQLSDSDRFAGFANFTEDNNFIYRGVMSHYEVSSFLCAKNDICVPNYKDNTAECKCRYASGYTGEPCEAKSCAQLLKDGFTSDGVYTINPDGGKPIPVLCDMTTGGGGWTVFRKRLDGSVDFYRDWKPYKEGFGSLSGEFWLGNDNLHCLTDANDVMLRVDLEDFEENITYAEYKTFKVADEADNYRLTLGEYNGTAGDSFTQHRYYK